In Opitutaceae bacterium TAV5, one genomic interval encodes:
- a CDS encoding ABC transporter has protein sequence MRRFLYELTEAFRIAFAQIRASKTRSALTALGVIIGIVAVTLMGTAINGIDVGVDRSFAGFGDDILYVNKWPWRDVDDWWTFRNRPPIKTTYADRINAWIAARPDGPLRLAVPVMQRGATLIRGEYRVNNIATLGTTATYPLLNKTDLSAGRFFSEFEAETGRNVIVIGYDVAAALFPGESPVGQTVRIRNQHYTIVGVIARQGSFLGLFSWDSLAAVPINTFRRQWSTRGNGEVRVQVDAARMDEARDELRGLLRRIRQLAPEQKDDFELNEQGTIRQQLDPIKNGIFISGLFITGLALCVGAIGIMNITYVSVKERTREIGTRKALGARRRTILLQFLIEAVSICLVGGAIGLLLAATLSTVVSVVAPTFPLVFSGGLVLTGLAVSVATGVLSGFAPAWQASKLDPVEALRHE, from the coding sequence GTGCGCCGCTTCCTTTACGAACTCACCGAAGCCTTCCGCATCGCCTTCGCGCAGATCCGCGCCTCGAAAACGCGTTCCGCGCTCACCGCGCTGGGTGTGATCATCGGCATCGTGGCCGTGACGCTCATGGGCACCGCCATCAACGGCATCGACGTCGGCGTGGACCGCAGCTTCGCCGGCTTCGGGGACGACATCCTCTACGTCAACAAATGGCCCTGGCGCGATGTCGACGACTGGTGGACCTTCCGCAACCGCCCCCCGATCAAGACCACCTACGCCGACCGGATCAACGCGTGGATCGCCGCCCGCCCCGACGGTCCCCTCAGACTCGCCGTCCCCGTCATGCAGCGCGGAGCCACCCTCATCCGCGGCGAATACCGGGTGAACAACATCGCCACCCTCGGCACCACCGCTACCTACCCGCTCCTCAACAAGACCGACCTCTCCGCCGGCCGCTTCTTCAGCGAGTTCGAGGCCGAAACCGGCCGCAATGTCATCGTCATCGGCTACGACGTCGCCGCGGCTCTCTTCCCGGGCGAGTCTCCCGTCGGCCAGACCGTGCGTATCCGCAATCAGCACTACACCATCGTCGGCGTCATCGCCCGCCAGGGCAGTTTCCTCGGGCTCTTCAGCTGGGATTCCCTCGCGGCCGTTCCGATCAACACCTTCCGCCGCCAGTGGAGCACCCGCGGCAACGGCGAAGTCCGCGTCCAGGTCGATGCCGCCCGCATGGACGAAGCCCGCGACGAACTCCGCGGCCTCCTCCGCCGTATCCGTCAGCTCGCTCCCGAGCAGAAAGACGACTTCGAACTCAACGAACAGGGCACCATCCGCCAGCAACTCGACCCGATAAAGAACGGCATTTTCATTTCCGGCCTCTTCATTACCGGACTCGCCCTCTGCGTCGGCGCCATCGGCATCATGAACATCACCTACGTCAGCGTGAAGGAGCGCACCCGCGAGATCGGCACGCGCAAGGCGCTCGGCGCGCGCCGCCGCACCATTCTGCTCCAGTTCCTGATCGAGGCCGTGTCGATCTGCCTGGTCGGCGGCGCCATCGGCCTGCTGCTGGCAGCCACACTCTCCACCGTGGTTTCCGTCGTCGCCCCGACATTCCCGCTCGTATTTTCCGGCGGCCTCGTCCTCACCGGCCTTGCCGTCTCGGTTGCCACGGGGGTCCTCAGCGGTTTCGCCCCCGCCTGGCAGGCCAGCAAGCTCGACCCGGTGGAAGCCCTCCGGCACGAGTAA
- a CDS encoding beta-lactamase — translation MKTDLRISDTEWEIMRVVWACHPATAAEIIASLAERDPTWHPKTVRTLLARLVRKKALGYRAEGRAYVYTPLVKESECVAAASETFLERVFGGSLRPMLAHLVETRQLTREDISELRALLDAKAPASRKQSKK, via the coding sequence ATGAAAACCGACCTGCGCATCTCCGACACCGAATGGGAAATCATGCGTGTGGTATGGGCCTGCCACCCTGCCACCGCCGCCGAAATCATCGCCAGCCTCGCCGAACGCGACCCGACCTGGCATCCCAAAACGGTCCGTACCCTGCTTGCCCGCCTCGTCCGCAAAAAGGCGCTCGGCTACCGTGCCGAAGGGCGCGCCTATGTTTACACGCCGCTCGTGAAAGAATCCGAGTGCGTGGCCGCCGCCAGCGAGACGTTTCTCGAACGTGTATTCGGTGGCTCGCTACGCCCGATGCTCGCCCACCTCGTGGAGACCCGGCAACTCACCCGCGAAGACATCAGCGAACTCCGCGCCCTGCTCGACGCCAAGGCTCCCGCCAGCCGCAAACAGTCCAAAAAATAG